A region from the Candidatus Thiothrix putei genome encodes:
- a CDS encoding choice-of-anchor L domain-containing protein codes for MKKLWGNRLKSLSILLITLCNITVVQAAPAYNPNASPSDMAAILDGPGLSVSNLSITRGVTQQYGVFTQGGSVWGTDTGVFLNTGNLGSIQAPNSGSAYSHNTKGQYLDPDLSRISAKAKYDPVLMEFDINPQGDRVNFVFAFGSDEYPEYVCSSFNDAFGLFVSGPGLNGVRNAAFVPGTGDAIAVNNVNAGSPGINADGAACNLNNATYFVNNGNSSAATQLDGYTRPMTASLEGLIPGQTYHVKLALADAGDPAYDSGAFFKWLSSTKSQPVDLSLNISTNQVAPAWNSEVEISYTVENTSANATSLVQVGLVWPAGLVWVGDDSAGSYNPATGIWDADVIPANASKTLKIRARVGTASNYRLDGEIHFAFNQDPDSTPFNRSSHPYEDDTAALMLYPIDKPVNSAPMITSYGGAASANISTPENSQAVTTITAEDADGDAVTYRLGTEVDEHLFQINTNSGKLAFIKPPDYEDPKDSNQDNLYILTVIATDGVNETTQLLFVTVTNVLENSPPKIVSEAGEPGTTLSMLENLQVAATITAEDADGDPIAYSISGGEDAALFQISNSGILSFMVAPDYEKPLDENKDNIYVVIVTANDGFYSVSQTMNIRVSDVFENLAPEINSYSGVAAVNVSTPENKKEAGVVTAIDPNAESLIYSISGGADAALFSINSATGVLDFVTAPDYENPKDSNRDNSYVVVVSATDVGGLSASQTLTIQVTDVDDLPFVNLNLRVFLQGAYSASSKVMRGDLHRLGILPVLQPYGELKTAFGYASSSDMVSPFDYKGKETASAAVLAAEGGNAPVDWVLVEVRDASDPSKRIGVAAGLLQRDGDIVDAKTGTNVLSVWNVIEDAPYYVMVRHRNHLAIMTTAPLTLSRSPTMVDFTLPSTPVYGGSRARLESGDTALMWTGDANNSNTVIANGPGSDSNVLLGAVLVAPENTKVNAAFRLPGYYSTDFNLDGATLYTGPSNDINLMLGNILMHPGNTSFSGNYIIRGNAPI; via the coding sequence TGGCTCGGTGTGGGGAACTGACACTGGTGTTTTTCTGAACACAGGTAATTTAGGGAGTATCCAAGCGCCTAACAGTGGCTCAGCGTATTCTCACAATACCAAAGGGCAGTATCTTGACCCTGATTTGAGCAGAATCAGTGCTAAAGCCAAATATGACCCTGTTCTTATGGAGTTTGACATTAACCCTCAAGGGGATCGTGTTAACTTTGTCTTCGCATTTGGCTCAGATGAATATCCTGAATATGTGTGTAGCAGTTTCAATGACGCATTTGGCCTGTTTGTGTCAGGGCCGGGGTTGAATGGGGTTAGAAATGCAGCATTTGTGCCGGGTACTGGCGATGCCATTGCGGTGAATAATGTGAATGCAGGCAGTCCTGGCATAAATGCTGACGGTGCCGCTTGTAATTTGAATAATGCTACTTACTTTGTGAACAATGGGAATAGCAGTGCTGCGACACAATTAGATGGCTATACCCGCCCAATGACAGCCTCCTTAGAGGGGTTAATACCGGGTCAGACTTACCACGTTAAGTTGGCTTTGGCGGATGCGGGTGATCCGGCCTATGACTCAGGAGCTTTTTTCAAATGGTTAAGTAGTACGAAATCACAGCCAGTGGATCTTTCGTTAAACATATCCACAAATCAGGTTGCTCCTGCTTGGAACAGTGAAGTGGAAATCAGTTATACAGTTGAGAATACTTCGGCAAATGCGACGAGTTTGGTGCAGGTGGGGTTGGTATGGCCTGCTGGCCTTGTTTGGGTGGGTGATGATTCGGCGGGAAGTTATAATCCAGCAACAGGTATTTGGGATGCCGATGTGATTCCTGCCAATGCGTCCAAGACACTTAAAATACGTGCTCGTGTAGGTACTGCCAGCAATTATCGGCTCGATGGTGAAATTCACTTTGCGTTTAATCAAGACCCTGATTCAACACCGTTTAATCGCAGCAGCCACCCGTATGAAGATGATACTGCTGCGTTGATGCTATACCCTATTGATAAACCGGTTAATAGTGCACCAATGATTACGAGTTATGGGGGGGCGGCAAGTGCGAATATCAGTACGCCAGAAAACTCTCAGGCAGTGACTACGATTACTGCGGAAGATGCCGATGGTGATGCTGTTACTTATCGTCTTGGAACGGAGGTCGATGAGCACTTATTTCAGATCAATACCAATAGTGGTAAATTGGCGTTCATCAAGCCTCCCGATTATGAAGATCCTAAGGATTCCAATCAGGATAATTTATATATTCTGACCGTGATTGCTACCGATGGTGTGAACGAAACCACGCAACTGCTGTTTGTTACCGTAACAAATGTGCTTGAGAATTCACCTCCGAAAATCGTTAGCGAGGCAGGGGAACCTGGTACTACTTTGAGCATGTTAGAAAATCTGCAAGTTGCTGCCACAATAACAGCAGAAGATGCAGATGGAGACCCTATTGCCTATAGCATTAGTGGTGGAGAAGATGCTGCTTTGTTCCAGATCAGCAATAGCGGTATCTTGAGCTTTATGGTGGCACCGGATTATGAGAAACCACTGGATGAGAATAAAGATAATATTTACGTTGTTATTGTGACAGCTAACGATGGTTTTTATAGCGTTTCCCAGACGATGAATATCAGGGTGTCAGATGTGTTTGAGAATTTAGCGCCAGAGATCAACAGTTATTCAGGTGTCGCTGCTGTAAACGTGTCAACACCAGAAAATAAAAAAGAGGCAGGCGTGGTGACGGCGATTGACCCTAATGCCGAAAGCCTGATTTACAGCATCAGTGGTGGCGCAGATGCAGCGCTATTTAGTATCAATTCTGCAACGGGAGTCTTGGATTTCGTGACTGCGCCTGATTACGAAAATCCTAAAGACAGTAATCGTGATAACAGTTATGTGGTGGTGGTTAGTGCTACGGATGTGGGGGGGCTAAGTGCAAGCCAAACGCTAACGATACAGGTGACGGATGTGGATGATCTGCCCTTCGTTAATCTGAATTTGCGTGTCTTTTTGCAAGGTGCTTACAGTGCGTCGAGCAAGGTGATGCGTGGTGATTTGCACCGTCTGGGAATACTGCCCGTTTTGCAGCCCTATGGTGAGTTGAAAACGGCTTTCGGTTATGCGTCTTCTTCTGACATGGTGTCACCATTCGATTATAAGGGTAAGGAAACGGCTAGTGCTGCGGTGCTGGCTGCTGAGGGTGGCAATGCGCCAGTCGATTGGGTATTGGTGGAAGTACGCGATGCTTCTGACCCCAGTAAACGTATCGGAGTAGCGGCTGGACTTTTACAGCGTGATGGCGATATTGTGGATGCTAAGACGGGTACAAATGTGTTATCCGTTTGGAATGTGATTGAAGATGCTCCTTATTACGTTATGGTGCGTCACCGTAATCATTTGGCGATTATGACGACAGCACCGTTAACACTGAGTCGCAGCCCCACTATGGTCGATTTTACGTTGCCTTCCACCCCAGTGTATGGCGGCTCTAGAGCGCGTTTAGAAAGTGGTGACACTGCTTTGATGTGGACGGGTGATGCTAACAATAGCAATACCGTTATTGCCAATGGGCCGGGTAGTGACAGTAATGTGTTATTGGGTGCAGTATTAGTTGCCCCAGAAAATACTAAAGTCAATGCCGCATTTAGGCTGCCTGGTTATTATTCCACTGATTTCAATCTGGATGGTGCAACGCTGTATACCGGTCCAAGCAATGACATCAACTTGATGTTGGGCAATATTTTGATGCACCCCGGCAATACCAGTTTCAGCGGTAATTACATCATTCGCGGTAACGCGCCTATCTGA
- a CDS encoding BPSS1780 family membrane protein: MNDKNPYQPPQSDVTPPPINVGNLTLLAEPRALSAGAGLSWLADSWALVKSNLVVWVLITLVLFVIQFVLGIVPVVGDIVSSLIGPVLTGGILMGARAIAAGDTLRFEHLFAGFKENLVPLLGLGALTLGIVILFGIIIGGAFVGMNMDLVQSEMRRPEDLLSGVNTGLIAVGVILLLLVMMLFWFATQLVALNNVPVFQALSMSFKACLRNPLALIVYSLLMVLLLILGMIPLLLGLLVVVPWMFASMYVSYRQIFLK; encoded by the coding sequence ATGAATGATAAGAATCCCTACCAACCGCCGCAGTCAGATGTGACGCCCCCGCCGATAAATGTCGGTAATCTGACGTTACTGGCTGAGCCGCGTGCGCTGTCAGCGGGTGCTGGCCTGAGCTGGCTTGCTGATAGTTGGGCATTGGTGAAAAGTAACCTCGTCGTCTGGGTGCTGATCACGCTGGTACTGTTTGTGATTCAGTTTGTGCTGGGTATTGTGCCGGTGGTGGGCGATATTGTTTCCAGTCTGATTGGGCCGGTATTGACGGGTGGTATTTTGATGGGCGCTAGAGCGATTGCTGCGGGTGATACTTTGCGCTTCGAGCATTTGTTTGCAGGTTTTAAAGAAAACCTTGTGCCCTTGTTAGGTTTGGGCGCATTGACGCTGGGGATTGTTATTCTGTTCGGGATTATTATTGGCGGCGCATTTGTCGGCATGAATATGGATCTCGTGCAGAGTGAGATGCGCAGACCTGAAGATTTACTGAGCGGTGTTAACACGGGCTTGATCGCGGTTGGGGTGATTTTGTTGCTGTTGGTGATGATGTTGTTCTGGTTTGCGACGCAACTGGTGGCGTTGAATAATGTTCCGGTGTTTCAGGCGTTGAGCATGAGTTTTAAGGCGTGTTTGCGTAACCCGTTGGCTTTGATTGTGTATTCGTTGCTAATGGTGTTGTTGCTGATTTTGGGAATGATTCCGTTGTTACTAGGGTTGCTGGTGGTAGTGCCGTGGATGTTTGCGAGCATGTATGTTTCCTACCGGCAAATTTTCCTCAAGTAA
- the gatB gene encoding Asp-tRNA(Asn)/Glu-tRNA(Gln) amidotransferase subunit GatB, translating to MEWETVIGLEIHAQLATNSKIFSGSSTAYGAEPNTQANLVDLGMPGVLPVLNKKAVELAIRLGLAIDAEIAPRSIFARKNYFYPDSPKGYQISQYELPIVANGHMDIQLENGDTKRIGITRAHLEEDAGKSLHEDFQGQTGIDLNRAGTPLLEIVSEPDMRNAKEAVAYMKKLHALVRYLGVGDGNMQEGSFRCDANVSVRRPGAEFGTRAEIKNLNSFKFIERAINHEVERQIDIIESGGKVVQETRLYDPDKDETRSMRSKEDANDYRYFPDPDLLPVEITPADIEAVRATMPELPDAKKQRFMSEFGLTAYDASLLTLSREVADYFEAAAQGCGDAKLAANWVNGEVSKTLADNEMEIAAIPVSSAALVELLKRIQDNTVSNKIARDVFAAMWNGEGSADAIIDKKGLKQITDTSAIEAVIDEIIANNPGQVAEYRSGKDKLFGFFVGQAMRASKGKANPNTLNDILKQKLEG from the coding sequence ATGGAATGGGAAACCGTTATTGGTCTGGAAATTCACGCCCAGCTTGCCACCAATTCAAAGATATTTTCGGGTTCATCGACCGCTTATGGCGCAGAGCCGAACACGCAGGCCAATCTGGTCGATTTGGGGATGCCAGGTGTTTTGCCCGTGCTCAACAAAAAAGCCGTGGAATTGGCGATTCGCTTAGGCTTGGCGATTGATGCCGAGATTGCACCACGTTCGATTTTTGCGCGTAAAAATTACTTCTACCCCGATTCGCCCAAAGGCTATCAGATTAGCCAGTATGAGCTGCCGATAGTTGCTAATGGTCACATGGACATTCAATTGGAAAACGGCGACACCAAGCGGATTGGCATTACCCGCGCCCATCTGGAAGAAGATGCGGGCAAATCGCTGCACGAAGATTTCCAAGGGCAAACCGGGATTGACTTGAACCGTGCGGGTACGCCGTTGCTGGAAATCGTCTCCGAGCCGGATATGCGCAACGCCAAAGAAGCGGTGGCGTACATGAAAAAGTTGCACGCATTGGTGCGCTACCTCGGCGTGGGTGATGGCAATATGCAGGAAGGCTCGTTCCGCTGCGATGCCAACGTGTCGGTACGTCGCCCCGGTGCAGAGTTTGGCACACGTGCCGAAATCAAGAACTTGAACTCGTTTAAGTTCATTGAACGCGCCATCAATCACGAAGTGGAACGCCAAATCGACATTATCGAATCCGGTGGCAAAGTGGTGCAGGAAACGCGCTTGTACGACCCTGACAAGGACGAAACCCGTTCGATGCGCAGCAAGGAAGACGCTAACGACTACCGTTACTTCCCCGACCCTGACTTGCTGCCGGTGGAAATTACGCCTGCGGATATTGAAGCGGTACGCGCTACGATGCCGGAATTGCCGGATGCGAAAAAGCAGCGTTTCATGAGTGAGTTCGGCTTGACCGCTTACGATGCCAGCCTGCTGACGCTTAGCCGTGAAGTGGCGGATTATTTTGAAGCGGCCGCGCAAGGTTGCGGGGATGCGAAACTCGCGGCGAACTGGGTGAACGGTGAAGTCAGCAAAACCTTGGCAGACAACGAGATGGAGATTGCTGCCATTCCAGTGAGCAGTGCGGCACTGGTCGAATTGCTCAAGCGCATTCAAGACAATACCGTGTCCAACAAAATTGCCCGCGATGTGTTCGCGGCAATGTGGAACGGCGAAGGCTCTGCCGATGCGATCATCGACAAAAAAGGCTTGAAGCAAATCACGGATACCAGTGCGATTGAAGCGGTGATTGATGAAATCATTGCGAACAATCCAGGGCAGGTGGCGGAATACCGCAGCGGTAAAGACAAGCTGTTCGGCTTCTTTGTGGGGCAAGCGATGCGGGCTTCTAAAGGCAAAGCCAACCCCAATACCTTGAACGATATTCTGAAGCAGAAGCTGGAGGGCTGA
- the gatA gene encoding Asp-tRNA(Asn)/Glu-tRNA(Gln) amidotransferase subunit GatA, with amino-acid sequence MSQADSIHTLSLKGIHDGVHTGKFSVMEATDAYLDRIERFNPELNAYITVTRESATAQAVDIDNRIRKGELTGAMAGVPYALKDLFCSEGVRTTCASNMLSNFISPYDAHVAEKLKAAGGVLLGKNNMDEFAMGSSNETSAFGNVRNPWDTTKVPGGSSGGGAATIAARLAPMTLGTDTGGSIRQPASFCNITGIKPTYGRISRYGMIAFASSLDQCGPMAPSAEDCAITMNVIAGLDSRDSTSVDLPVPDYTANLNGSLEGLRIGLPKEFFAEGLDVQVGAVIDRAIKEFQAKGAIIKEVTLPNSHLAVPVYYVVAPAECSSNLSRFDGVRFGHRCENPKDLMDLYERSRWEGFGDEVKRRIMIGTYALSAGYYDAYYLKAQQVRRLIKQDFEAAFKDVDVIMGPSCPTTAFGIGAKKDDPIAMYLEDLYTIPVSLAGLPGMTFPIGFAADGLPVGMQLVGNYFEEARMLNIAHQYQQWTDWHTQVPAQFA; translated from the coding sequence ATGTCGCAGGCTGATTCCATCCATACCCTGTCCTTGAAGGGCATTCACGACGGGGTGCATACGGGCAAATTTTCTGTCATGGAAGCGACCGATGCGTATCTTGATCGCATCGAACGCTTCAACCCTGAATTAAACGCCTACATTACCGTCACCCGCGAGTCTGCGACAGCGCAAGCCGTGGACATCGACAATCGCATCCGCAAGGGCGAGTTGACGGGGGCAATGGCGGGTGTACCGTATGCGCTCAAAGATTTGTTCTGCTCGGAAGGCGTGCGGACTACCTGCGCCTCCAATATGCTGTCGAATTTCATTTCACCGTATGACGCGCACGTCGCGGAAAAGCTTAAGGCGGCAGGCGGCGTATTGCTCGGCAAGAACAATATGGATGAGTTCGCGATGGGGTCTTCCAACGAAACCTCGGCGTTTGGGAATGTGCGTAACCCGTGGGATACCACCAAAGTACCCGGTGGTAGCTCTGGTGGCGGTGCAGCAACGATTGCAGCACGGCTTGCGCCGATGACGTTGGGAACGGATACGGGTGGTTCGATTCGCCAACCCGCTTCATTCTGCAATATCACCGGGATTAAACCGACTTACGGGCGGATTTCGCGCTACGGCATGATTGCGTTTGCGTCCAGCCTTGACCAGTGTGGGCCGATGGCGCCGTCGGCGGAAGATTGCGCGATTACGATGAATGTTATTGCGGGCTTGGATAGCCGCGATTCCACCAGCGTCGATTTGCCTGTGCCGGATTACACTGCCAACCTCAATGGTTCGCTGGAAGGTTTGCGGATTGGATTGCCGAAAGAATTCTTCGCCGAAGGGCTGGATGTGCAAGTCGGTGCAGTGATTGACCGTGCCATTAAAGAATTCCAAGCCAAGGGCGCGATCATCAAGGAAGTGACCTTGCCGAATAGCCACCTTGCCGTACCCGTGTATTACGTGGTTGCTCCGGCGGAATGTTCCTCGAATCTGTCGCGTTTTGATGGGGTACGTTTCGGGCATCGTTGCGAGAATCCGAAAGATTTGATGGATTTGTACGAGCGCAGCCGCTGGGAAGGTTTCGGCGATGAGGTAAAACGCCGCATTATGATCGGCACTTACGCACTTTCCGCAGGGTATTACGATGCCTATTATCTGAAAGCCCAGCAGGTTCGTCGGCTGATCAAACAGGATTTTGAAGCCGCATTCAAGGATGTGGATGTGATCATGGGGCCTTCTTGCCCGACCACCGCCTTCGGTATCGGCGCGAAAAAAGATGACCCGATTGCGATGTACCTCGAAGATTTGTACACCATTCCGGTCAGTTTGGCAGGGTTGCCGGGGATGACCTTCCCCATCGGCTTTGCGGCGGACGGTTTACCCGTCGGGATGCAATTGGTCGGCAATTATTTTGAGGAAGCGCGGATGTTGAACATTGCGCATCAGTACCAACAATGGACGGACTGGCACACGCAAGTGCCAGCCCAGTTCGCGTAA
- the gatC gene encoding Asp-tRNA(Asn)/Glu-tRNA(Gln) amidotransferase subunit GatC — translation MAISEAEVKKVARLARLAVPDERLEAYTQNLSNILSLVDQLSAVDTTGVEPMAHPLDMMQRLREDVVTETNHREKYQAIAPEVENGLYLVPKVIE, via the coding sequence ATGGCAATTTCGGAAGCTGAAGTGAAAAAAGTGGCACGTTTGGCACGTCTGGCAGTGCCGGATGAGCGGCTGGAAGCGTATACGCAAAACTTGTCCAACATCCTGAGTTTGGTGGATCAATTGAGCGCGGTGGATACCACGGGTGTCGAGCCAATGGCGCATCCGCTGGATATGATGCAGCGTTTGCGTGAGGATGTGGTGACGGAAACCAATCATCGGGAAAAATACCAAGCGATTGCGCCGGAAGTGGAAAATGGGCTGTACCTCGTGCCCAAAGTCATTGAGTAG